A stretch of Arthrobacter sp. NEB 688 DNA encodes these proteins:
- a CDS encoding LytTR family DNA-binding domain-containing protein, translated as MSTERGLVVLVVDDELPALSELGYLVGRDERVAEVITATSGTEALQVLDARDVDVVFSDISMPGLDGMALARVISRFTERPQVVFVTAHERHAVDAFALDVTDYVMKPVREQRIAEAVRRVVEQRERGTARPAPEPASAAAVVEDETIPVELGGVTRFITRSQIRYAQAHGDYARLHTDTGSHLVRVPLSLLEEKWADFGFVRIHRSTLVALPHVSAVRMDHGRCSVVVGQVELQVSRRHTKELRDTLLRRPVGERQPGD; from the coding sequence ATGTCCACGGAGCGGGGGCTGGTGGTGCTCGTCGTCGACGACGAGCTCCCCGCGCTGTCCGAGCTCGGGTACCTCGTCGGCCGCGACGAGCGGGTCGCCGAGGTCATCACCGCCACCAGCGGCACCGAGGCCCTGCAGGTGCTCGACGCCCGCGACGTCGACGTCGTCTTCAGCGACATCTCGATGCCGGGCCTGGACGGGATGGCCCTCGCGCGCGTCATCTCGCGCTTCACCGAGCGGCCCCAGGTCGTCTTCGTCACCGCGCACGAGCGCCACGCCGTCGACGCCTTCGCGCTCGACGTCACCGACTACGTCATGAAGCCCGTGCGCGAGCAGCGCATCGCCGAGGCCGTGCGCCGCGTCGTCGAGCAGCGCGAGCGCGGCACCGCCCGTCCGGCGCCCGAACCGGCCAGCGCCGCAGCGGTGGTCGAAGACGAGACCATCCCCGTCGAGCTCGGCGGGGTCACCCGGTTCATCACGCGCAGCCAGATCCGCTACGCCCAGGCGCACGGCGACTACGCCCGGCTGCACACCGACACCGGCAGCCACCTCGTCCGGGTGCCGCTCAGCCTGCTCGAGGAGAAGTGGGCGGACTTCGGGTTCGTCCGGATCCACCGCAGCACCCTCGTCGCGCTGCCCCACGTCTCGGCCGTCCGGATGGACCACGGCCGCTGCTCGGTCGTCGTCGGGCAGGTCGAGCTCCAGGTGAGCCGCCGGCACACCAAGGAGCTGCGCGACACCCTCCTGCGCCGCCCCGTCGGCGAGCGCCAGCCCGGGGACTGA
- a CDS encoding histidine kinase — protein MTGSIHWPTAVLVAGTMLLLWLGVALLRRSRRRGFISETDRATYATLHTASLASRHLADGLTPESAERAGRHLLSILGAHAVSLATPGSVLSWTGTGEHHRDLAVALGEQTLETGRTVAHGPDAVGCSDPDCPVRMAVTAPLVSDDLVVGTLTAWTAYSSPGLTRATQEVAAWVSSQLALAELARTRGQVVEAELRALRAQISPHFIYNSLAAIASFVRTDPDRARELLLDFADFTRYALRTGGTFTTLAEELRNVERYLVLEQARFGDRLQVSLLVAPEVLTVTVPYLAVQPLVENAVRHGLATKEGPGHVSITATDLGTEAEIAIEDDGVGTDPEHVRTILDGARATDSVGLGNVDARLRQVYGDEFGLVVETAPGAGTRVSFRVPKFAPGVHAQS, from the coding sequence ATGACGGGCAGCATCCACTGGCCGACGGCGGTGCTCGTCGCCGGGACGATGCTGCTGCTCTGGCTCGGCGTCGCCCTCCTGCGGCGCAGCCGCCGGCGCGGCTTCATCTCCGAGACCGACCGCGCCACGTACGCCACGCTGCACACCGCCTCGCTCGCGTCGCGCCACCTCGCGGACGGCCTGACCCCCGAGTCGGCCGAGCGCGCCGGCCGCCACCTGCTCTCCATCCTCGGGGCGCACGCCGTCTCGCTCGCGACGCCCGGCAGCGTCCTGTCGTGGACCGGCACCGGCGAGCACCACCGCGACCTCGCCGTCGCCCTCGGCGAGCAGACCCTCGAGACGGGGCGCACCGTCGCGCACGGCCCCGACGCCGTCGGCTGCTCCGACCCCGACTGCCCGGTGCGGATGGCCGTCACGGCGCCGCTCGTCTCGGACGACCTCGTCGTCGGCACGCTCACCGCGTGGACCGCGTACTCCTCCCCCGGCCTGACCCGCGCGACCCAGGAGGTCGCCGCGTGGGTGTCGAGCCAGCTGGCCCTCGCCGAGCTCGCGCGCACCCGGGGGCAGGTCGTCGAGGCCGAGCTGCGGGCGCTGCGGGCGCAGATCAGCCCGCACTTCATCTACAACAGCCTCGCCGCGATCGCCTCCTTCGTGCGCACCGACCCCGACCGCGCCCGCGAGCTGCTGCTCGACTTCGCCGACTTCACCCGGTACGCGCTGCGCACCGGCGGCACCTTCACGACCCTCGCCGAGGAGCTGCGCAACGTCGAGCGCTACCTCGTGCTCGAGCAGGCGCGCTTCGGCGACCGCCTCCAGGTGTCGCTGCTCGTCGCGCCCGAGGTCCTCACCGTCACCGTCCCCTACCTCGCGGTGCAGCCGTTGGTGGAGAACGCGGTCCGTCACGGGCTCGCGACGAAGGAGGGCCCGGGCCACGTGAGCATCACCGCGACCGACCTCGGCACCGAGGCCGAGATCGCCATCGAGGACGACGGCGTCGGCACCGACCCCGAGCACGTCCGCACCATCCTCGACGGCGCGCGCGCGACCGACTCGGTGGGCCTGGGCAACGTCGACGCGCGGCTGCGGCAGGTGTACGGCGACGAGTTCGGGCTGGTCGTCGAGACCGCCCCGGGGGCCGGGACGCGGGTCAGCTTCCGTGTGCCGAAGTTCGCACCCGGGGTGCACGCACAATCCTGA
- a CDS encoding thioesterase family protein, giving the protein MGELDEVLRLTWPDGPEAARGAEAVGVGELGDGWVVGAAVNGGVLMALGVRALVEGPVGAGHPDVLAWSTFFLSAAQPGPVEARAEVLRVGRSVSTGAVRLLQDGGDGPVERARVTATLGDLSVTAEPGHRWPAAPAMPPPEACVPARREAGGPGEAITLLDRLDVRVAPATAGFAVGRPTGRGELRAWVRMADGREPDVTMLPFVVDCLMPVAFDLGVAGWAPTYEMSGQVLGRPAPGWLQVALRADAVAGSVYVEDADVWDSTGRLVARARQLAGIRVPAGGLVTPAG; this is encoded by the coding sequence GTGGGTGAGCTCGACGAGGTGCTGCGGCTGACGTGGCCGGACGGGCCGGAGGCGGCGAGGGGTGCCGAGGCCGTGGGGGTCGGCGAGCTCGGCGACGGCTGGGTCGTCGGTGCCGCGGTCAACGGGGGCGTGCTCATGGCGCTCGGCGTGCGTGCGCTCGTCGAGGGGCCGGTGGGCGCGGGGCATCCCGACGTCCTCGCGTGGAGCACGTTCTTCCTCTCGGCGGCGCAGCCCGGCCCGGTCGAGGCGCGCGCCGAGGTGCTGCGGGTCGGCCGCTCCGTGTCGACCGGCGCCGTGCGCCTGCTGCAGGACGGCGGTGACGGCCCGGTCGAGCGGGCGCGGGTCACGGCCACGCTCGGCGACCTCTCCGTGACCGCCGAGCCCGGCCACCGCTGGCCGGCCGCCCCCGCGATGCCGCCGCCAGAGGCCTGCGTGCCCGCGCGGCGCGAGGCCGGCGGCCCCGGCGAGGCCATCACGCTGCTCGACCGGCTCGACGTGCGGGTCGCTCCCGCGACGGCCGGGTTCGCGGTGGGCCGCCCGACCGGCCGCGGCGAGCTGCGCGCCTGGGTGCGGATGGCCGACGGGCGCGAGCCCGACGTGACGATGCTGCCCTTCGTCGTCGACTGCCTCATGCCGGTGGCCTTCGACCTCGGCGTCGCCGGGTGGGCACCGACCTACGAGATGAGCGGGCAGGTGCTCGGCCGGCCCGCGCCGGGGTGGCTGCAGGTCGCCCTGCGCGCGGACGCGGTCGCGGGGTCGGTGTACGTCGAGGATGCCGACGTCTGGGACTCGACCGGGCGCCTGGTCGCCCGCGCCCGGCAGCTGGCGGGCATCCGGGTCCCGGCCGGGGGCCTCGTCACCCCCGCTGGCTAG
- a CDS encoding TadA family conjugal transfer-associated ATPase, with translation MRSTARRDAPSVPGPTGPVERSIAAGEGPSPARIAAVARASLPLLGREGGVRAGRELEAGLVGLGPLAPLVEDRTVTDVLVNGDGSVWVDRGGGVRPSGVALPGVAVRALAVRLAGLAGRRLDDAQPWVDGLLPGGVRLHAVLPPLVEEGAHVSLRIPRRRLAGVASLVEHGMADEGTAAVLAGLVAARRSLLVTGGTGAGKTTVLGALLAQCPPAERLVVVEDVRELDPLHPHVVRLQGRAPNVEGAGEVSLSVLVRQALRMRPDRLVVGEVRGGEVRDLLAALNTGHEGGAGTLHANGPQEVPARLEALASLVGMPRAAVHAQLRGALHAVVHVVRDDAGRRIGGVGVLCPRADGLVEVEVALRCDATGAVATPAWPRLLALLPPGTAPPVGFASSSGAA, from the coding sequence GTGAGGTCCACGGCCCGGCGGGATGCCCCGTCCGTCCCGGGGCCCACCGGCCCGGTCGAGCGGTCCATCGCCGCGGGGGAGGGGCCCAGCCCGGCGCGCATCGCCGCCGTCGCGCGGGCGTCGCTGCCGCTGCTCGGTCGCGAGGGCGGCGTGCGCGCGGGCCGCGAGCTCGAGGCCGGGCTCGTGGGTCTCGGGCCGCTCGCCCCGCTCGTGGAGGACCGGACGGTGACCGATGTCCTCGTCAACGGCGACGGGTCGGTGTGGGTCGACCGGGGTGGTGGCGTGCGGCCCTCGGGGGTGGCCCTGCCCGGGGTCGCGGTGCGCGCGCTGGCGGTCCGCCTGGCCGGCCTCGCCGGCCGGCGCCTCGACGACGCCCAGCCCTGGGTCGACGGGCTCCTCCCGGGCGGGGTGCGGCTGCACGCGGTCCTGCCGCCGCTCGTCGAGGAGGGCGCGCACGTCAGCCTGCGGATCCCCCGGCGGCGGCTCGCCGGGGTGGCGTCGCTCGTCGAGCACGGGATGGCGGACGAGGGCACCGCGGCGGTGCTCGCCGGCCTCGTGGCCGCGCGCCGCAGCCTGCTCGTCACCGGTGGCACCGGCGCCGGCAAGACGACCGTGCTCGGGGCCCTGCTCGCGCAGTGCCCACCCGCCGAGCGGCTCGTCGTCGTCGAGGACGTCCGCGAGCTCGACCCGCTCCACCCTCACGTCGTGCGCCTGCAGGGACGGGCGCCCAACGTCGAGGGCGCCGGCGAGGTGTCGCTCTCCGTCCTCGTGCGGCAGGCACTGCGGATGCGCCCCGACCGCCTCGTCGTCGGGGAGGTGCGGGGTGGGGAGGTTCGCGACCTCCTCGCCGCGCTCAACACGGGTCACGAGGGCGGGGCGGGGACGCTGCACGCCAACGGGCCGCAGGAGGTCCCGGCCCGGCTCGAGGCCCTCGCCTCGCTCGTCGGGATGCCCCGCGCCGCGGTCCACGCCCAGCTGCGCGGGGCGCTGCACGCGGTCGTCCACGTCGTGCGCGACGACGCGGGCCGCCGGATCGGCGGGGTCGGCGTCCTGTGCCCCCGGGCTGACGGCCTCGTCGAGGTCGAGGTCGCCCTGCGCTGCGACGCCACCGGTGCGGTCGCGACCCCTGCCTGGCCGCGGCTCCTGGCCCTCCTGCCGCCGGGGACGGCGCCGCCGGTGGGCTTCGCGTCGTCGTCGGGAGCGGCGTGA
- a CDS encoding type II secretion system F family protein — protein MALVAALVVAGVLLAWPRGGAATAGSEPGAGRTSLVAILRARRRGSVTAGWVAELAEVTAVALRAGVPLAGAVHVAARSPGVASAAPWLRDRVEVAASTGEGVAGVLAAPPPGVRPRVVDDLRLLGRAWRLSEETGAAASHTTAAAAAALRARSAARERREATLAGPRASMRVLTLLPAAGPVVGLVLGLSPTSLYATSAARLSALVGALLTLAGWWWARRLVGAAGRPGRTDGQA, from the coding sequence ATGGCTCTCGTCGCCGCGCTCGTCGTGGCCGGGGTGCTGCTCGCCTGGCCGCGTGGTGGGGCGGCGACCGCCGGGTCCGAGCCGGGGGCCGGGCGGACGTCCCTCGTGGCGATCCTGCGTGCGCGCCGGAGAGGGAGCGTCACGGCCGGGTGGGTGGCCGAGCTCGCGGAGGTCACGGCGGTCGCGCTGCGGGCCGGCGTCCCCCTCGCCGGGGCGGTGCACGTCGCGGCGCGCTCGCCCGGGGTCGCCTCGGCCGCCCCGTGGCTCCGCGACCGGGTCGAGGTCGCCGCCAGCACGGGGGAGGGCGTGGCCGGCGTGCTCGCCGCGCCCCCGCCGGGCGTCCGGCCGCGGGTCGTCGACGACCTCCGACTGCTCGGTCGGGCCTGGCGGCTGTCCGAGGAGACCGGTGCGGCCGCGTCGCACACGACGGCCGCGGCCGCCGCGGCCCTGCGGGCACGCAGCGCGGCGCGGGAGCGACGTGAGGCGACCCTCGCCGGTCCGCGCGCCTCGATGCGCGTCCTCACCCTGCTGCCCGCGGCGGGCCCGGTGGTGGGGCTCGTCCTCGGGCTGTCGCCGACCAGCCTCTACGCCACGTCCGCGGCCCGGCTGTCCGCCCTCGTGGGCGCGCTCCTCACGCTCGCCGGGTGGTGGTGGGCGCGGCGTCTCGTCGGCGCGGCCGGGCGGCCGGGTCGCACCGACGGGCAGGCGTGA
- a CDS encoding type II secretion system F family protein: MLLVALMVALAALLTARARGAPWPRRPRTGSGEVPRSATVEEAATALGLLAAVVRGGGGVLEALETVARVDHGPAGAALGVVAAAHRWGEPTDRAWARVGPGWAPAAAAWHAAASAGAPPADLVEHAAGRMRAAESRRVEAAGARAGVLLVLPLGLCFLPGFVATTVVPVVLSLLSRWG, encoded by the coding sequence ATGCTGCTCGTCGCCCTGATGGTGGCGCTCGCCGCCCTGCTGACCGCTCGCGCCCGCGGTGCGCCGTGGCCACGGCGGCCCCGTACCGGGTCGGGCGAGGTCCCTCGGTCGGCGACCGTCGAGGAGGCCGCGACGGCGCTCGGCCTGCTCGCGGCGGTCGTCCGCGGCGGCGGTGGGGTGCTCGAGGCCCTCGAGACCGTGGCGCGCGTCGACCACGGGCCCGCGGGGGCCGCGCTCGGTGTCGTCGCCGCCGCTCACCGCTGGGGCGAGCCGACGGACCGGGCGTGGGCGCGGGTCGGGCCGGGCTGGGCTCCCGCCGCGGCCGCGTGGCACGCAGCGGCGTCGGCCGGCGCTCCCCCCGCCGACCTCGTCGAGCACGCGGCCGGGCGGATGCGGGCCGCGGAGTCCCGCCGTGTCGAGGCGGCCGGCGCCCGGGCCGGCGTGCTGCTCGTGCTGCCGCTCGGCCTGTGCTTCCTGCCGGGCTTCGTCGCGACGACGGTCGTGCCGGTCGTGCTCTCCCTGCTCTCGCGCTGGGGCTGA
- a CDS encoding DUF4244 domain-containing protein: MGARVVRSVRAVARRVPRLGEAGMTTAEYAVGTVAAVAFAALLLVVVKSGPVKGALTSIIVSALGT, translated from the coding sequence ATGGGAGCACGAGTGGTCCGGTCCGTCAGGGCGGTGGCCCGCCGGGTCCCCCGGCTCGGCGAGGCCGGGATGACGACCGCGGAGTACGCGGTCGGCACCGTGGCGGCGGTCGCCTTCGCGGCGCTGCTGCTGGTGGTCGTGAAGTCCGGGCCGGTCAAGGGAGCGCTGACGAGCATCATCGTGTCGGCGCTCGGTACGTGA
- a CDS encoding TadE family type IV pilus minor pilin — protein sequence MTAELAVAVPSLLLVLALGLSAVQLGVDRVRCADAAQVGVRLLARGESEAVARAAALRVAPGGAVVEVGGAGAQVEVTVRAPAPPLLGTLGAVPRVEAVVVARREDGWEVEP from the coding sequence GTGACGGCCGAGCTGGCCGTGGCCGTCCCCTCGCTCCTCCTCGTGCTGGCGCTCGGGCTCTCGGCCGTGCAGCTGGGCGTCGACCGGGTGCGCTGCGCCGACGCCGCCCAGGTCGGTGTCCGGCTCCTCGCCCGCGGCGAGAGCGAGGCGGTGGCCCGGGCGGCGGCGCTGCGGGTGGCGCCGGGCGGGGCGGTCGTCGAGGTGGGCGGCGCCGGGGCCCAGGTCGAGGTGACGGTGCGGGCGCCGGCCCCTCCGCTGCTCGGGACGCTCGGCGCGGTGCCCCGGGTCGAGGCCGTCGTCGTCGCCCGCCGTGAGGACGGCTGGGAGGTCGAGCCATGA
- a CDS encoding Rv3654c family TadE-like protein, whose product MVGAVGAVVAVVTGGLVLAGLVTDLHRARGAADLGALAAAGPLVRGGAPDCAAAAEVVRRNGAVLVACAGGGDGSVLVRVSVVVDGAGAPVLPSSVEAVARAGPAGDENGSR is encoded by the coding sequence GTGGTCGGCGCGGTGGGCGCGGTCGTCGCCGTGGTCACCGGCGGCCTCGTGCTCGCCGGCCTCGTCACCGACCTGCACCGCGCCCGCGGCGCCGCGGACCTCGGGGCGCTCGCGGCCGCCGGGCCGCTCGTCCGGGGCGGCGCCCCCGACTGCGCCGCCGCGGCCGAGGTGGTCCGGCGCAACGGGGCGGTCCTCGTCGCCTGCGCTGGGGGCGGGGACGGGTCGGTCCTCGTGCGGGTGTCGGTCGTGGTCGACGGCGCCGGGGCGCCGGTGCTGCCCTCGTCCGTCGAGGCCGTGGCGCGCGCCGGCCCCGCGGGCGACGAGAACGGGTCGAGGTGA
- a CDS encoding DEAD/DEAH box helicase, with amino-acid sequence MSSPAQHLSRLAGDGVPGRLVHVEQIPARPARLAQWPDDLEPAVLSALLAGGLEHPWSHQREAIDLARAGQHVVLATGTASGKSLGYLVPVLSSVLEASTRGGVRGPTALYLAPTKALAADQLSRIEDFAVPGVRAATYDGDTPPDERRWVREHANVVLTNPDLLHHSLLPGHARWSRFLRDLRYVVVDECHVYRGVFGSHVAAVLRRLRRVAGRYGASPTFVLASATVSDPAAHASRVTGLPVRAVTTDGSPRGAMTFALWEPVTDADGTRRSATTEAAELLADLVGHGVQTVAFARSRAGAESLATGARRRLEALDPGSGSAVAAYRGGYLPQDRRELERGLRSGAVRGLAATNALELGIDVSGLDAVLVAGWPGRRASLWQQAGRAGRSGGESLAVLVAADDPLDSYLVTHPEAIFSAPVEATVVDPENPHVLAPHLAAAAAELPLGDADLELFGPGARRLLDVLVANGMLRRRPTGWFWAREDRPAEHISLRGASDVVAVVETRTGRVIGTVDEASAHAQVHTGAVHLHQGESWVVTGLDLEARVAHAVKGDPGWSTFAESVSRFDVLSTNRVADRARVRAAYGSVRVTGQVTAFTRRLPSGEVIGRHALDLPERSLTTKAVWWTVDPEVLLAAGVAEEAVPGALHAAEHAAIGMLPLVATSDRWDVGGVSTALHPDTGLPTVMVYDGYPGGAGFAERAFVAFEAWVRATRDAVLGCPCRAGCPACVQSPKCGNGNEPLDKAGAVVVLELALAGTA; translated from the coding sequence GTGTCCAGCCCCGCGCAGCACCTCTCCCGGCTCGCCGGTGACGGGGTGCCCGGGCGGCTGGTCCACGTCGAGCAGATCCCGGCCCGTCCGGCACGTCTCGCGCAGTGGCCGGACGACCTCGAGCCGGCCGTCCTGTCCGCCCTCCTCGCGGGCGGGCTGGAGCACCCGTGGAGCCACCAGCGCGAGGCGATCGACCTCGCCCGGGCCGGGCAGCACGTCGTGCTCGCCACCGGCACCGCGTCCGGCAAGAGCCTCGGCTACCTCGTGCCGGTGCTGTCGTCGGTGCTCGAGGCGTCGACGCGGGGCGGGGTGCGGGGACCGACCGCGCTGTACCTCGCGCCGACGAAGGCCCTGGCCGCCGACCAGCTCTCGCGGATCGAGGACTTCGCCGTGCCGGGGGTGCGGGCCGCCACGTACGACGGCGACACCCCGCCCGACGAGCGCCGCTGGGTCCGCGAGCACGCGAACGTCGTCCTCACCAACCCCGACCTCCTGCACCACTCCCTCCTGCCGGGGCACGCGCGCTGGTCACGCTTCCTGCGGGACCTGCGCTACGTCGTCGTCGACGAGTGCCACGTCTACCGCGGCGTCTTCGGCTCGCACGTCGCCGCCGTGCTGCGACGGTTGCGGCGGGTCGCCGGCCGCTACGGCGCGTCCCCGACGTTCGTCCTCGCGTCGGCGACGGTCAGCGACCCGGCCGCGCACGCCTCGCGCGTCACCGGGCTGCCGGTGCGGGCCGTGACGACCGACGGCTCCCCGCGGGGCGCGATGACCTTCGCGCTGTGGGAGCCGGTCACCGACGCCGACGGCACCCGGCGCTCCGCCACGACCGAGGCGGCCGAGCTGCTCGCCGACCTCGTCGGCCACGGGGTCCAGACGGTGGCGTTTGCCCGCAGCCGGGCCGGGGCGGAGTCCCTCGCGACGGGCGCGCGGCGGCGGCTCGAGGCGCTCGACCCGGGCTCGGGGTCGGCCGTGGCCGCCTACCGCGGCGGCTACCTCCCCCAGGACCGCCGCGAGCTCGAGCGCGGGCTGCGCTCCGGCGCGGTGCGCGGGCTGGCCGCGACGAACGCGCTCGAGCTCGGCATCGACGTCAGCGGCCTCGACGCCGTGCTCGTCGCCGGATGGCCGGGGCGGCGGGCGAGCCTGTGGCAGCAGGCCGGCCGGGCCGGGCGCTCGGGCGGGGAGTCCCTCGCGGTGCTCGTCGCCGCGGACGACCCCCTCGACAGCTACCTCGTGACCCACCCGGAGGCCATCTTCTCGGCGCCCGTCGAGGCGACCGTCGTCGACCCCGAGAACCCGCACGTCCTCGCGCCGCACCTCGCGGCGGCCGCGGCCGAGCTGCCGCTCGGGGACGCCGACCTCGAGCTCTTCGGGCCCGGCGCCCGTCGGCTGCTCGACGTGCTCGTCGCCAACGGCATGCTGCGCCGGCGCCCCACGGGGTGGTTCTGGGCGCGCGAGGACCGGCCGGCCGAGCACATCTCGCTGCGCGGGGCGAGCGACGTCGTCGCGGTCGTCGAGACGCGCACCGGCCGGGTCATCGGCACCGTCGACGAGGCCTCGGCGCACGCGCAGGTCCACACCGGGGCGGTCCACCTCCACCAGGGCGAGTCGTGGGTCGTCACCGGGCTCGACCTCGAGGCCCGGGTCGCCCATGCCGTCAAGGGAGACCCCGGCTGGTCGACCTTCGCCGAGTCGGTGAGCCGCTTCGACGTCCTCTCGACCAACCGGGTCGCCGACCGGGCGCGGGTCCGGGCGGCGTACGGGTCGGTGCGGGTCACCGGGCAGGTGACCGCGTTCACCCGGCGGCTGCCGAGCGGCGAGGTCATCGGCCGGCACGCGCTCGACCTGCCCGAGCGCTCCCTGACGACCAAGGCCGTGTGGTGGACCGTCGACCCCGAGGTCCTCCTGGCCGCCGGCGTCGCCGAGGAGGCGGTGCCGGGTGCCCTGCACGCCGCCGAGCACGCGGCCATCGGGATGCTCCCCCTCGTCGCGACCTCCGACCGGTGGGACGTCGGCGGCGTCTCGACCGCGCTGCACCCGGACACGGGCCTGCCGACGGTCATGGTCTACGACGGCTACCCCGGCGGGGCGGGCTTCGCCGAGCGGGCGTTCGTCGCGTTCGAGGCGTGGGTGCGGGCCACCCGCGACGCCGTCCTCGGGTGCCCGTGCCGGGCGGGCTGCCCGGCGTGCGTGCAGTCCCCCAAGTGCGGCAACGGCAACGAGCCCCTCGACAAGGCGGGCGCGGTCGTCGTCCTCGAGCTGGCCCTGGCCGGCACCGCCTGA
- a CDS encoding STAS domain-containing protein → MELSLTTSHQDDVSVVTVEGEVDVYTASQLRQTLDQEIADGHTRLVVDLDAVTFLDSTGLGVLVGRLKTVRNNSGWLRIVCTSDRILRVFRITGLDKVFGIHGSLDDALAA, encoded by the coding sequence GTGGAGCTTTCCCTCACGACGTCCCACCAGGACGACGTCAGTGTCGTCACCGTCGAGGGAGAGGTCGACGTCTACACGGCGTCGCAGCTCCGCCAGACCCTCGACCAGGAGATCGCCGACGGCCACACGCGCCTCGTCGTCGACCTCGATGCCGTGACCTTCCTCGACTCCACCGGCCTCGGTGTGCTCGTCGGCCGGCTGAAGACGGTCCGCAACAACAGCGGCTGGCTGCGCATCGTCTGCACGAGCGACCGCATCCTGCGCGTCTTCCGGATCACCGGCCTGGACAAGGTCTTCGGCATCCACGGCTCGCTCGACGACGCCCTCGCCGCCTGA